The genomic interval AACACAATGCTGACATTTTCAATCTCTTTGTTGCCGTCAACAATGCTCTCCGTCAGCAGCTTCTTGACGCCATCCCCCGGATCTACATTCGCGCCATTGCGCATCCTTTGTTTTAATTCAGCAATATGACCTGTTTCAACTTGCTCCAGCACCTCTGAACCAAATATGGCACCATCAAGCCTGCCAAACTCCAGGGAAACTTTCAATCTATGTACACCCCATGGAACACCACTGTTATGGTATGTCTccttgcaacatgtctcatggacatgattcacctaacatggatgtcacaagtgtgaatcaaaactatgcacatggagttaaggaggcacgcacagaaatattgtcagccttattttgtGGCCTtgtggactcacaataaagggagCATTTGTATGATTGCTTAtgattgctatgtttctggaggcgcatgtgtttagaCCTtacttgtcggtttacaagaccaaggtacagtgaaatacaATTGGaacataggagatacaaTTGTGGGAACAAAAGGGGTACCACAAAgcacatggtgggattgaacaagatcctatactcaccataggtattgTTCAAGGAACTTGTAGTTCcaaaagtatatatacatgtgaaagaaaggttgcctattgagattatggcagctgtggaagatcaataATTCaatggcattttgtgggattgttcactggactgaacaacagattgactagtttgtagaaggtaatcacccactcattgttttataagttcattgatccaaattgcattctacgcataggtccttgtatccgctgtctaatCCATGGGGAGCGTCatcaacaagttgagttttacagtccctaagcctcttaggtgtattgcaggttgtttgtctcaacgcccacctttgtttaccactcactgtcctaacagtGATCTGTCCTACAGTTGtactttggtagtactccgtaacaaCCACCAAGCCCATATGACAAGGCCATTGCTTTCTCCACCAACGGACACAACCCCATCTCTGAAGCTGCCGCCGTTTGGGCTGGCTACAAAGTCATTGCGCACTCCGGCCTGCTTCCCCAGGATTGAAAAGACTGGCAAAAACTACCTTGTGCTTCTCACACGCTTGCCAATTTTCAGGCCCACTTCTTGCTTGCCAACAAAGACCGGcgcctcacagtcaccacCGGCTCCTTGGGCTACGCCAATGTTCTTGCTGCCACTCCCTCTCTGGCTCCCACGATTGTCTTGGACACTCTCAGTCTTCCTTTCTCTGCGCTTTCTGTGCCTAGAATTGTGCAGACTTGTAAAAACATAAACACATAGACTTTTCCTAGAGAGTTACATTAGTGATATCAACCCCATATGAACGCTTGACGTCACGGTATAGTAGAATGCAACATGCAAGATGGCTGATGGTAGTTTTGACTGCAGATATGGTATCTAACAAACTGCCATTTTTGTTCAGGCTCTGAAGTTTCTCTAGTACAAGCTAGTCAACAATATCTGTGAGTATAGCGGCCTGTGTTGTTCTTGACGAGCTCATCTTGAACTTGTCAAATCTAGCCTGACAAGACTGAGATATATTCTGATGCTGCGGTCATAAGGAATGGTATACTTCTTGCCAGCATGTCAGTTGCTTTGATACCAAGAATTGGACTAACAAAGTAGTGTCCAATCTCTATCAGTGGGACATGCGTGCTCCTGCCGTAcgttacaatatacaccaatgtacaccataTGGACAGAAGtgctgttaggaacagagcctggtaaacagaAGAGGGCGTTGTTacaaacaaccggcaatacacctaGGGGACGTAGGGACTataaaactctacttgttggcaacacTCTTGTCACCATATACTACCAAAGTACACCGTGTGGACAGAAtgctgttaggaacagagtctggtaatCCAGGGAGGGCAATATTAGaaacaaccggcaatacacctGAGGGACTTGGGGACTataaaactctacttgttggcaatgctcCCTTTTTGTTAGGCCatggatacaaggacctgtGCATGAAAAGCAGtgtggatcaaagaacttacaaacaatgattgaagtATTAGagctataaactagttctcattgatcttccaatttgccaagacACAACAAAACCCAAGGAACAAATTCAACtgtacacaaatatctttcttccgtcaaagtATCCTTATACTatgacgcgcgctcacatatacttatagtggaaccgaAAATATcttcataacatgcatggcgcggaaaatggagcgcattGACTTACATCCGTTAGCCAGGCAATGAGTAGTGTCTGTCCCACATAGTTGCCACCGTCAGAAcatcccagtcgtcgtctgtacgacgctacggatagaggcaatgtttttcggatcattaccgaaatgtcatttgcgaaggcagtgcgaagtgacacgtgtatGCATTTAAGGATGCAGCAActgtgacacgcaagacgacatgtcttgccgaccaagaaatcatctttacataagcgattttctctattatggtcgtcccttgagaggtaaagaaaataccttctccacgtctacaaactgggattgaatcgaagcagataagtctgcatacaatcaaagggtctcatgttcatctgcattcatttgcagtcatctggattctgcgggatcaacgcatagaagacagtacagaggctacggtctccaTGAATAtgattgaccagaacattactatcccagtgatgtgaatatccgtggagagtagtactgattctactgagactcctaagggagctccaagggatttgtttgcactcaaaaagattacatccatatttgtctctactcacaattctaaattcagtcgaggtcaaactgattgagttaccgattaattacaatacaatcagggccttacgaggctttcccctttattcatcttactctctcattgtatcaacaatacattgcgtgagtatagaagaatccgttagcatggcaacggttgagtcccaaaacagtcacatcatgtttctgaatactcaactgGGATTGGACCTGTCCGAAACCATCTGTGTCCGGATTTGTGggcaaacacacaagattagttttaAAAGGCTCGCCTGGGGTGTCACGACCCAcgtagtgcgcgccatcaCGCtaaccggtactcaaaactgtaAATCTAGTTGACAGCAGTCTATCAGGCATTGCTCCTTGGCCACTTTTAAACTTGATGATACTCTCACAGTGGAATCTAGAACATGCAAAGACAAAATAGAAAGAGCCACTGGCAAACTGTGCTACCTACTAGGTAAGTTGGCCAATGAAGAATATAGCAGCAAGGGAGGAAATACACACTGTATCCTCCTTTGAGCTTTCTACGGTGTCACGGTGTAGTACCATGTGATACGTCTTCTAAGGATGTCCGTCCAgtagacgtcaacacggtgaatggcagttggagtgttcacaagggagaagtgagttgtatggaagttaattcggtcttattgtatggatGTATAGCAAGCTGAAAGGGAATTGTAGAGACATTTCAGAGAAAACGGAGCCTGCAAAATCATTCAAGAGAGAGCAATGCAAGAACATTTAAGATTTATCTTACATTAACGTTTTTCTTCGACCATATTGCCACGTTTCCTTTACACTACCACGAAACGTCGTGGAGCTCTTGGAAGTCTGAACCACGGTAGAGTCATGAGTTTTCTTGAAATCAGAAAGTCGAACCAAGGCGTAGTCAGGAGAGGTCTTGGAATCAGCCACCCATCCATACATATCACGACAATAATGAATAATATAACAAAGAAAACAACATATCCATTCGTTCATGATGAACATAAGAACAAGGATAACAACAAACCTCCTATTGTTTTTACAAGAACCTTTCGTCAAGGTACAGTGTGTTTTGTTATCCGAGAATTCGATCTTGTATGAAGCTATTTTAACAAGCGTCCGACCTTGCCTGTTCTTGCGCGGTCACAAGAATCGGCaaaaattttcttttggtCAAGCTGCTTTTTCCAAGGGAGATAAAAGTTCATTCTGCGGTTCAAGTTCTTCCCACATTTCGATTGGGTAGTCCATCTGCGTACGTTCGTACATAGCTTGGTCGAATTGCGAAATATTTCTGATGTACTGTATTGCCGCAGTACTCAATTTAGATGCCTTTAACTGAGCCGGCAGTGAGTTATGGTTGTACACGCGCATTTCGGCTGCCTTGCTGGCGTTGCCCAGAAGTACGTGCGCCAACAGGGGTTCCGTCTCGGTCGACAAGGTTTCGGTCCGACCAATCCAGTCCATATCTTGCCGCATCATTTCGTAGATGTCAACGCATTCTCGTTTTTTAACATCGGGACGTGTAGCGTTTTTGAAAATTGTATTATGGTCCTTGACGAGTAGCAGGCATTGGAGATTAGGACTCGCGGTGGCCACCAGCGATTTTTCCGTCGCAGGCCAAAGCGGCCAAAAGCAGCCTTTCTCGCCAAAGGAACAGGGTTCGGCGTAAAAGAAATTGAAATTTGAAACGGCGAACGAAACTGGCTCACGCAGGACAGTAAATGTGAAGAGCGAAGTATTGTACTGTGTCGCAACAGCCCGCCATTTTTCAATAGCATTGTGCAATGGTTTCATACCAATACTACGGAATCCGTGGAATTCGAGAAATAGGATAGGTTTCGTTGGATCTGTTGGCTGGCCTTTGAGATAACTTGTAGCCTCAACAGTATAGTTTTTGAAGAGTGCCGGTGTATCGAGGACCCAAAGACGTCGTACACCCGGCATTTGGGCAACATTACTCCTGATTGTGGTTCCTCCCGTCTTggcgacatgaaaaaataTGACCACTCCTCCAGTTTCAGACATGTCTGGTAGCCGCTTCTTTACCCTTGGAGTTACGGCAAGTTGTTTGCCAACATTCTCAGACAAGAAGGCGACCCTTGCATTCTCAATGCTTACGGCTACAACGCCCAACGCGGCAAGCAACAAAACCACTTGGAATATTCGATTCTTGATCGGATTTGGCGGGCGTACCTCTTTCCTCTCTGACAGCATGGCAGCTCCTTTGATCGCGGTCCTTCTAAATCCTTTCtgaaaattcactgtcaggagATGTGAGCATGGCCGTTCCCTGCTATTGTGTATAAAAAACAAAGCGAGAAGCTCGTACCACAGACGCAGGATGTACCGGACTGGCGCAGCCTCGCCATCCATTTGCCAAAGGAACTATCAAACGCAAGTCTCTGGCGCGCGCTTCTATGTATTTTTTTTAAATTCAGAGAAAGAACGTCCTTCATGTTCAAAATTTCTCAGATTTATACTTTTGAATGTCTCAAATTGCGAGACATACACGTTTCTCCAAATAGCCGTTCCTGCGTAGAGAAGGAATCGCCCCTAACCGCCTATTTTCTGTGCCCACAAAAGGATATTACATTAACTCGAAAAACGGAATCACAACCAGCATTCCTTGTCTATGGTACTCCCTCTTCAGAGAACCATATCTTGAACCTATGCTAACAGCAACCTGATGCCTAATAATGTAATATCAGCTTGGTGTACAAATTTTCAGGAtggttgactgtaaattAAGGAATGATGAAGGGAGTGCATATCTGAAAATATGGATGTGGAGTCAAGCACTTACCTATGATACCATTGTTGCCCTAGAGGTAAATAAGACTGCACAAGTGACAGAAAGCCAATTTGAAGAGACTCTCTAGTGTCTATTCTCATGGACAATATCCTCATATGAGGGTATGAAAAACTAGCCCCAAAAAACCAATGGAAAACAGATGTACATTGTGTTATTATTGCAATAAGATGAAAAAACTACCTTTCACTATCATAGTTGTTGCAGTCATTATAGCTGTGTTGATAAGACTTACCACTGATCTTAATACCATGCAGTGATAACTTTAACAAATTTGGCACTCATGGACAGTTTGCAAGTGCATGGAGAAGAACATTTTACCTGTATCAGTAGGACAAATCCACTGCTCTTTTGACTTTTCTGGCCTGTCTTT from Phaeodactylum tricornutum CCAP 1055/1 chromosome 11, complete sequence carries:
- a CDS encoding predicted protein is translated as MLSERKEVRPPNPIKNRIFQVVLLLAALGVVAVSIENARVAFLSENVGKQLAVTPRVKKRLPDMSETGGVVIFFHVAKTGGTTIRSNVAQMPGVRRLWVLDTPALFKNYTVEATSYLKGQPTDPTKPILFLEFHGFRSIGMKPLHNAIEKWRAVATQYNTSLFTFTVLREPVSFAVSNFNFFYAEPCSFGEKGCFWPLWPATEKSLVATASPNLQCLLLVKDHNTIFKNATRPDVKKRECVDIYEMMRQDMDWIGRTETLSTETEPLLAHVLLGNASKAAEMRVYNHNSLPAQLKASKLSTAAIQYIRNISQFDQAMYERTQMDYPIEMWEELEPQNELLSPLEKAA